A window of the Streptococcus sp. 116-D4 genome harbors these coding sequences:
- the rpsJ gene encoding 30S ribosomal protein S10: MANKKIRIRLKAYEHRTLDTAAAKIVESATRTGAQVAGPIPLPTERSLYTIIRATHKYKDSREQFEMRTHKRLIDIVNPTQKTVDALMKLDLPSGVNVEIKL, translated from the coding sequence ATGGCAAACAAAAAAATCCGTATCCGTTTGAAAGCTTACGAACACCGTACGCTTGACACAGCGGCTGCAAAAATCGTAGAATCAGCTACTCGTACAGGTGCACAAGTTGCGGGTCCAATCCCACTTCCAACTGAACGTAGCCTCTACACAATCATTCGTGCGACTCACAAATACAAAGACTCTCGCGAACAATTTGAAATGCGTACACACAAACGTTTGATTGATATCGTTAACCCGACTCAAAAAACAGTTGATGCTTTGATGAAATTGGATCTTCCAAGTGGTGTAAACGTAGAAATCAAACTTTAA